Proteins co-encoded in one Cytophaga hutchinsonii ATCC 33406 genomic window:
- the lpdA gene encoding dihydrolipoyl dehydrogenase, with amino-acid sequence MYDVVVIGSGPGGYVAAIRCAQLGMKTALIEKYSTLGGTCLNVGCIPSKALLDSSEHYYNATHTFKEHGIDVKDVKVNLKQMIDRKAGVVKQTCDGINYLMKKNKVDVHTGIGSFVDKNTIKVTAADGSVKELKTAKTIIATGSKPTSLPNVAIDKKRIITSTEALELTEVPKHLIVIGGGVIGMELGSVYARLGAKVSVVEFMDTLIPTMDKALGKELIKVSKNHLGFDFYFSHKVTGATAKGKEVTVTAEDKDGKVLELKGDYVLVATGRRPYTEGLGLEAAGVKLDERGRVAVDGHLQTNVPGIYAIGDVVVGAMLAHKAEEEGVFVAESIAGQKPHINYNLIPGVVYTWPEVAAVGYTEEQLKKDGKAYKVGNFPFKASGRARASMDLDGFVKVLADKETDEILGVHMIGPRVADMIAEAVVAMEFRASAEDISRMSHAHPTFTESFKEACLAATDNRALHI; translated from the coding sequence ATGTACGACGTAGTAGTTATCGGTTCTGGTCCTGGTGGGTATGTAGCAGCAATCCGTTGCGCACAGCTTGGTATGAAGACCGCATTGATTGAAAAATATAGCACGCTGGGTGGTACCTGCTTAAACGTAGGTTGTATTCCTTCAAAAGCTTTACTGGATTCATCTGAACATTATTACAATGCAACACACACGTTCAAAGAACATGGCATTGATGTAAAAGATGTAAAAGTGAATCTGAAACAAATGATTGACCGCAAGGCAGGTGTTGTAAAACAAACATGCGACGGCATCAACTATTTGATGAAGAAGAATAAAGTCGATGTGCATACAGGCATCGGTTCTTTCGTTGATAAAAACACGATTAAAGTAACCGCTGCTGACGGAAGCGTGAAAGAATTGAAAACAGCGAAAACAATTATCGCTACCGGTTCTAAGCCTACATCGTTACCAAATGTTGCAATCGATAAAAAACGAATCATAACTTCTACGGAAGCATTGGAACTGACAGAAGTACCAAAACACCTGATCGTTATTGGTGGCGGCGTTATTGGTATGGAACTTGGTTCGGTATATGCACGTTTGGGCGCGAAAGTTTCTGTCGTTGAATTCATGGATACCTTGATTCCTACGATGGATAAAGCGTTGGGTAAAGAATTGATCAAAGTTTCTAAAAACCATTTAGGTTTCGATTTTTACTTCAGTCATAAAGTAACAGGCGCAACGGCTAAAGGCAAGGAAGTAACGGTTACGGCAGAAGATAAAGACGGTAAAGTACTGGAATTGAAAGGTGATTATGTGTTGGTAGCAACAGGGCGCCGTCCGTACACAGAAGGTTTAGGCCTTGAAGCAGCAGGTGTAAAATTAGACGAACGCGGCAGAGTAGCTGTTGACGGCCACTTACAGACAAACGTTCCGGGCATTTATGCAATCGGTGACGTGGTTGTTGGCGCCATGCTTGCACACAAAGCAGAAGAAGAAGGCGTGTTTGTTGCAGAATCGATCGCCGGACAAAAACCACACATCAATTATAACTTAATACCGGGTGTTGTGTATACCTGGCCGGAAGTTGCAGCGGTTGGTTATACCGAAGAGCAATTGAAAAAGGACGGCAAAGCATACAAAGTAGGAAACTTCCCGTTCAAAGCATCCGGTAGAGCGAGAGCGAGCATGGATCTGGATGGTTTTGTAAAAGTACTTGCCGACAAAGAAACAGACGAAATTTTAGGTGTACATATGATCGGGCCACGTGTGGCAGATATGATCGCAGAAGCAGTGGTTGCAATGGAATTCAGAGCATCAGCTGAAGACATCAGCAGAATGTCTCATGCGCATCCAACGTTCACAGAATCATTTAAAGAAGCGTGTTTAGCTGCTACGGATAACAGAGCGCTTCACATTTAA